One window from the genome of Metabacillus flavus encodes:
- the argH gene encoding argininosuccinate lyase yields MTKLWGGRFQKTPEEWVDEFGASIGFDQQLAEEDIKGSLAHVQMLGKTGILPQDEAELIKNGLYTLQQKIKNGELSFSSRYEDIHLNLEKHLIDEIGPVGGKLHTGRSRNDQVATDMHLYLNDRVQNITNKIEALQHVLVQKAEEHVYTILPGYTHLQRAQPISFAHHLLAYFWMLERDKERYEDSLKRIRLSPLGAGALAGTTFPIDRSYTAEILGFDGIYENSLDAVSDRDFILEFLNNSSMLMMHLSRLCEEIILWCSQEFQFVELDDTYATGSSMMPQKKNPDMAELIRGKTGRVYGNLFSLLTVMKGLPLAYNKDLQEDKEGMFDTVKTVEGSLEIFAGMMDTMTVKKENMGLAVQKDFSNATELADYLAKKGMPFREAHEVTGKLVYQCIQRGCYLKDLPMEDYLEASMLFSEDLYEAIDPYDAVAKRMSEGGTGFEAVKDAMEKAHSKLQKENVTLQSNAT; encoded by the coding sequence ATGACCAAACTATGGGGAGGCAGATTTCAGAAAACCCCTGAAGAGTGGGTGGATGAGTTCGGCGCTTCAATCGGGTTTGATCAGCAGCTTGCTGAAGAAGATATAAAAGGATCTCTGGCGCATGTCCAAATGCTGGGGAAAACGGGGATCCTGCCTCAAGATGAAGCTGAGCTCATTAAGAATGGCCTTTATACACTGCAGCAAAAAATAAAAAATGGGGAGCTCTCGTTCTCATCAAGATATGAGGATATCCATTTGAATTTGGAGAAACATCTAATTGATGAAATTGGACCCGTCGGCGGCAAGCTTCATACCGGCAGAAGCCGGAATGACCAGGTCGCAACGGATATGCATCTTTACCTGAATGACCGCGTTCAAAATATCACAAACAAAATTGAAGCACTTCAGCACGTTTTGGTTCAAAAAGCGGAGGAGCATGTGTATACAATTCTTCCGGGCTATACTCATTTGCAAAGAGCGCAGCCCATTTCTTTTGCTCATCATCTGCTTGCCTATTTTTGGATGCTTGAGAGAGATAAGGAGCGCTATGAAGATTCATTAAAGAGAATCCGTCTATCACCTCTAGGAGCTGGAGCGCTGGCTGGTACAACATTCCCTATAGACCGTTCTTACACAGCGGAAATTCTAGGATTTGACGGGATCTATGAAAACAGCCTGGATGCCGTAAGCGATCGTGATTTTATCTTGGAATTTTTAAATAACAGCTCCATGCTGATGATGCACCTATCCAGATTATGCGAGGAAATCATTTTATGGTGCTCCCAGGAGTTTCAGTTTGTGGAGCTTGATGACACATATGCAACCGGAAGCTCCATGATGCCCCAAAAGAAAAATCCGGACATGGCAGAACTGATTAGAGGGAAAACCGGACGGGTTTACGGGAACCTTTTCTCCCTTTTAACTGTGATGAAAGGACTGCCTCTTGCGTACAATAAAGACCTTCAGGAAGACAAAGAAGGCATGTTCGACACTGTGAAAACGGTAGAAGGAAGTCTTGAAATCTTTGCAGGAATGATGGATACCATGACTGTAAAAAAAGAAAACATGGGTCTTGCTGTTCAAAAAGATTTCTCAAATGCCACCGAGCTTGCAGACTACCTTGCTAAAAAAGGCATGCCATTCAGAGAGGCGCATGAAGTAACGGGAAAACTCGTTTATCAATGCATCCAAAGAGGCTGCTACTTAAAAGACCTTCCCATGGAAGATTACCTGGAAGCGTCCATGCTCTTTAGTGAAGATCTATATGAGGCCATTGATCCTTATGACGCGGTTGCCAAAAGGATGAGCGAAGGCGGAACCGGATTTGAAGCAGTAAAAGATGCAATGGAGAAAGCCCATTCAAAGCTGCAAAAGGAAAATGTTACCTTGCAATCGAACGCAACCTAA
- a CDS encoding argininosuccinate synthase, with protein MKQKVVLAYSGGLDTSVAIKWLQERGYDVIACCLDVGEGKDLAFIQSKALEVGASESYVIDAKKEFAEEYALLALQAHALYEEKYPLVSALSRPLIAKKLVEVAEKEGASAVAHGCTGKGNDQVRFEVSIKALNPDLEVIAPVREWSWSREEEIAYAQKHDIPISIKLDSPFSIDQNLWGRSNECGVLEDPWAAPPEEAYDLTAPIEKTPDQPDVIELTFEKGVPAAINGVEYSLSEIILNLNELAGKHGVGRIDHVENRLVGIKSREIYECPGAITLLKAHKELEDLTLVKEVAHFKPIIGQKLTELIYNGLWFSPLKPALESFLKETQKHVTGVVRVKLFKGHAIVEGRKSEFSLYDEKLATYTAEDAFDHQAAVGFISLYGLPTKVSSMVQNKKKVEA; from the coding sequence ATGAAACAAAAAGTAGTGTTAGCATATTCCGGCGGTTTAGATACCTCCGTTGCAATTAAATGGCTCCAGGAGCGCGGTTATGATGTCATTGCCTGCTGTCTTGATGTAGGAGAAGGAAAAGACCTGGCATTCATTCAAAGCAAAGCATTAGAGGTTGGTGCTTCAGAGTCCTATGTCATTGATGCAAAAAAAGAATTCGCAGAAGAATATGCCCTGCTCGCCCTGCAGGCTCATGCGCTTTACGAGGAGAAGTATCCGCTTGTATCAGCTCTTTCACGCCCTCTCATTGCTAAGAAGCTAGTGGAAGTAGCTGAAAAAGAAGGCGCGTCTGCAGTAGCCCATGGCTGTACAGGAAAAGGAAACGATCAGGTGCGTTTTGAAGTCTCAATTAAGGCTTTAAACCCGGACCTGGAAGTCATTGCACCGGTACGCGAGTGGAGCTGGTCGCGTGAGGAAGAAATCGCATATGCCCAGAAGCATGACATCCCGATTTCAATCAAATTAGACAGCCCGTTTTCAATTGATCAAAATCTATGGGGCCGCAGCAACGAATGCGGAGTACTTGAAGATCCATGGGCTGCTCCTCCCGAAGAGGCCTATGATCTGACTGCTCCGATTGAAAAAACACCGGATCAGCCGGATGTCATTGAACTGACCTTTGAAAAAGGGGTTCCAGCAGCAATTAACGGAGTCGAGTATTCACTTTCTGAAATTATATTAAATTTAAACGAATTAGCAGGAAAGCACGGTGTCGGAAGAATCGACCACGTTGAAAACCGCCTGGTCGGAATTAAATCGAGAGAAATTTATGAGTGTCCCGGAGCGATAACCCTGCTGAAAGCACATAAAGAGCTTGAAGATTTAACGCTTGTTAAAGAGGTAGCCCACTTTAAGCCAATTATCGGACAGAAGCTGACAGAGCTTATCTACAACGGCCTTTGGTTCTCACCGCTTAAGCCTGCATTAGAGAGCTTCTTGAAAGAAACTCAGAAGCATGTGACAGGGGTTGTACGTGTGAAACTCTTTAAAGGCCATGCAATTGTGGAAGGCCGTAAATCCGAGTTCTCACTATATGATGAAAAGCTTGCTACTTATACAGCAGAAGATGCTTTCGACCATCAGGCTGCGGTCGGCTTTATCTCTCTTTACGGGCTTCCGACAAAGGTCAGCAGCATGGTTCAAAATAAAAAGAAGGTGGAAGCATGA
- a CDS encoding radical SAM protein codes for MAPDFIFDNRLGINVPSDFPSNKKRSIPMAEWEKERGKIPDRIAELEGLIRAKQRLMDNEENFETACIYNSDIAGLASVINDLWLWYRAAEPLAGKAHQ; via the coding sequence TTGGCGCCGGATTTTATTTTTGATAACCGTCTTGGCATTAACGTTCCATCAGACTTCCCATCGAATAAGAAACGTTCCATCCCGATGGCTGAATGGGAAAAAGAAAGGGGCAAAATTCCGGATCGGATTGCGGAGCTCGAGGGTCTGATCAGAGCGAAGCAAAGACTTATGGACAATGAGGAGAATTTCGAAACGGCCTGCATATATAATTCCGACATAGCGGGTCTCGCTTCTGTAATTAACGATCTTTGGCTATGGTACAGAGCTGCAGAGCCTCTTGCGGGAAAAGCTCATCAATAA
- a CDS encoding acetate kinase yields MAKIIAINAGSSSLKFQLFDMPSEDVVTKGLVERIGLDNSTFTITVNGEKQTETTNIPDHAVAVKILLSKLTDLHIIASLSEIEGIGHRVVHGGEKFSDSAPITEETLAAIEELSDLAPLHNPANIVGIKAFQEVLPNVPAVAVFDTAFHQTMPEQSFLYSLPYEYYEKYGIRKYGFHGTSHKYVSERASEMLGRPLEHLRLISCHLGNGASIAAIEGGKSIDTSMGFTPLAGVAMGTRSGNIDPALIPFIMEKTGSSADEVLNILNKKSGLLGVSGLSSDLRDITTAAKEGNERAETALEVFASRIHKYIGSYAARMSGVDAIIFTAGIGENSAEVRARVLRGLEFMGIYWDPALNDTFGDDRFVSYPHSPVKVMIIPTNEEVMIARDVVRLT; encoded by the coding sequence ATGGCTAAAATAATTGCGATTAACGCTGGGAGTTCTTCTCTTAAATTCCAGCTGTTTGATATGCCGAGCGAAGATGTAGTAACGAAAGGGCTTGTAGAAAGAATCGGTCTTGATAATTCTACCTTCACCATTACTGTTAATGGTGAAAAGCAAACAGAAACAACGAATATTCCAGATCACGCGGTTGCGGTTAAAATTCTTCTTTCAAAGCTGACGGACCTTCATATCATTGCTTCGCTTTCTGAGATTGAAGGAATCGGCCACCGGGTTGTACACGGCGGAGAAAAATTCAGCGATTCTGCTCCAATAACTGAAGAAACACTTGCAGCAATAGAAGAGCTTTCCGATCTGGCTCCTCTTCATAACCCTGCAAACATTGTTGGAATCAAAGCATTCCAGGAAGTTCTTCCAAACGTACCAGCAGTGGCAGTCTTTGATACAGCCTTCCATCAGACGATGCCGGAGCAATCCTTCCTTTACAGCTTGCCATACGAATATTATGAAAAATACGGCATTCGTAAATACGGATTTCACGGAACATCCCATAAATACGTTTCTGAGCGTGCATCCGAAATGCTCGGCAGACCTCTTGAGCACTTGCGTCTGATTTCCTGCCATCTTGGAAACGGAGCAAGTATTGCAGCCATCGAAGGCGGCAAATCGATTGATACGTCCATGGGCTTTACCCCGCTTGCAGGTGTTGCAATGGGAACACGCTCAGGTAATATCGATCCAGCGCTTATCCCATTCATCATGGAAAAAACAGGATCTTCTGCAGATGAAGTATTGAATATCCTGAATAAGAAAAGCGGACTGCTTGGAGTTTCCGGATTATCAAGCGACCTTCGCGACATCACGACTGCCGCAAAAGAAGGAAACGAGCGGGCGGAGACAGCTCTTGAGGTTTTTGCAAGCCGTATTCATAAATACATCGGTTCCTACGCAGCCCGCATGAGCGGGGTAGATGCGATTATCTTTACTGCCGGAATCGGCGAAAACAGTGCAGAGGTGCGTGCTCGCGTGCTGCGCGGCCTTGAATTCATGGGTATTTACTGGGATCCAGCCCTTAACGACACATTCGGTGACGATCGCTTCGTAAGCTATCCTCATTCACCGGTTAAAGTCATGATTATTCCGACGAATGAAGAAGTCATGATTGCACGCGATGTTGTGCGTTTAACATAA
- a CDS encoding NRAMP family divalent metal transporter has protein sequence MKENRLSVLMGAAFLMATSAIGPGFLTQTTYYTETLAASFGFVILITIILDIGVQLNVWRIIAVSEKRAQDIANLVFPGLGVFVAVLIVFGGLAFNIGNIGGAGLGFNVLFGIDQKLGAIIAAAIAIAVFVVKEAGKLMDKFAQIMGFLMILLTIYVAFSSSPPVGEAISKTFVPEKTDFIAIITLVGGTVGGYITFAGGHRLLEAGIKGRQSLPQVTQSAVTGIAVASLMRIFLFLASLGIVAQGLAISKDNPPASVFQHAAGDLGYKFFGVVLLAAAITSVIGAAYTSVSFIQTFSSTILKYQKATIIAFILISTIVFVALGNPVQLLLLAGALNGLILPITLAVMLIAAYKKTVVGDYKHPAALTVFGVIIVVLMAGMSIYTIATNFSKLF, from the coding sequence ATGAAAGAAAATCGTTTAAGCGTCCTGATGGGGGCTGCCTTTTTAATGGCTACCTCTGCAATCGGACCTGGGTTTCTAACTCAGACAACCTATTATACGGAAACTTTAGCTGCTTCATTTGGGTTTGTTATTTTAATTACCATCATCTTGGATATTGGGGTACAGCTGAATGTATGGCGAATTATTGCCGTTTCTGAAAAAAGGGCACAGGACATTGCCAACTTAGTTTTTCCGGGGTTAGGCGTCTTTGTAGCCGTCCTGATCGTATTTGGCGGTCTTGCTTTTAATATCGGAAATATTGGCGGAGCGGGACTCGGATTCAATGTTCTGTTTGGAATTGATCAAAAGCTTGGCGCAATCATAGCGGCTGCCATTGCAATTGCTGTTTTCGTTGTTAAAGAAGCAGGAAAGCTGATGGATAAATTTGCGCAGATCATGGGGTTCTTAATGATTCTCCTGACGATTTACGTAGCATTTTCAAGCAGTCCGCCTGTAGGAGAAGCGATTTCAAAAACGTTTGTACCGGAAAAAACCGACTTTATCGCCATTATTACTCTTGTTGGAGGAACAGTTGGTGGATACATCACCTTTGCAGGAGGCCACCGGCTATTAGAAGCGGGTATTAAAGGCAGGCAGTCGCTTCCGCAGGTTACACAAAGCGCTGTAACCGGGATTGCTGTGGCTTCACTTATGAGGATTTTCTTATTTCTTGCATCCCTTGGCATTGTGGCACAAGGACTGGCGATCAGTAAAGATAACCCGCCTGCATCCGTCTTTCAGCATGCAGCAGGAGATTTAGGCTATAAATTCTTCGGAGTGGTCCTTTTGGCAGCAGCGATTACCTCTGTCATTGGGGCTGCATACACATCCGTATCCTTTATTCAAACATTCAGTTCTACTATATTGAAATATCAGAAAGCAACGATCATTGCATTCATTCTGATTTCAACCATTGTATTTGTGGCCCTTGGAAATCCTGTACAGCTTCTATTGCTTGCTGGTGCTTTAAATGGTTTGATTTTGCCGATCACATTAGCTGTTATGCTTATTGCGGCTTACAAAAAAACAGTTGTAGGCGACTACAAGCATCCAGCAGCTTTAACCGTGTTTGGTGTGATTATTGTTGTACTAATGGCAGGAATGAGCATTTATACGATCGCCACAAACTTTTCAAAACTTTTTTGA
- a CDS encoding LamB/YcsF family protein — MQTDLNCDLGESFGSYTIGNDEEILPLVSSVNVACGFHAGDPSVMRRTVQQALANHTAIGAHPGLPDLQGFGRRALAISAQEAYDIVLYQIGALDGFVRSEGGVMHHVKPHGALYNMAAADASLAGAIAKAIYTYDSSLILYGLSGSELIKAGQDIGLKTASEVFADRTYQSSGALTPRSRSNALIKDDQTAIDQVKKMITEQKVISTDGEEISLTADTVCIHGDGAHALEFAEKIRKELQETGIQIKTI; from the coding sequence ATGCAAACAGATTTAAACTGTGATCTGGGAGAAAGCTTTGGATCCTACACAATCGGAAATGATGAGGAAATTCTTCCTCTTGTTTCATCCGTTAATGTGGCCTGCGGATTTCATGCCGGGGATCCGTCCGTTATGAGAAGGACGGTGCAGCAAGCATTGGCGAATCATACGGCAATCGGTGCCCATCCCGGTCTTCCTGACCTTCAAGGCTTTGGGAGAAGGGCTCTGGCCATTTCAGCACAGGAAGCATATGACATCGTCCTGTATCAGATTGGGGCTCTTGACGGATTTGTCCGTTCCGAAGGAGGAGTTATGCATCACGTGAAGCCTCATGGAGCGCTTTATAACATGGCTGCTGCTGATGCATCCTTGGCTGGAGCTATAGCGAAAGCCATTTATACATATGATTCATCTTTAATCCTATATGGTCTTTCCGGAAGCGAGCTGATAAAAGCTGGACAGGACATTGGATTAAAAACTGCTAGTGAGGTATTTGCTGACCGGACATACCAAAGCAGCGGGGCTTTAACGCCAAGAAGCCGCTCTAACGCCCTGATTAAAGATGATCAAACTGCCATTGATCAGGTGAAGAAAATGATTACTGAACAAAAAGTTATCAGCACAGATGGGGAAGAAATCTCCCTAACTGCAGATACTGTTTGTATACATGGCGATGGAGCACACGCTCTTGAATTTGCTGAAAAAATCAGAAAAGAACTGCAGGAAACAGGGATTCAGATCAAAACAATATAA
- a CDS encoding biotin-dependent carboxyltransferase family protein produces MSLKILQSGLLSTIQDNGRFGFQKYGVIKSGAMDPYAHRLANILAGNPEDEATLEMTLLGPSIEFTEDHIIALTGGNLSPKVNGQPIPLWRPVFVRAGAKLEFGAPVSGCRTYMAVSGGYELEPELGSRSTYLKAGIGGVNGRALKENDDLKIRKSDLLDKAAIKNSEAKAIAASWYMKPDYTVINKTVRYIEGREYDWFTEDSRSGFNTEEFTLTSQSDRMGYRIEGPVLALKEKRELLSEAVGFGTIQVPAGGQPIILMADHQTTGGYPKMGQVITVDLPHLAQLKPGEKIKFEKTTVEEAQKLFVQRKKEIDFIRSMVKDKIDKGVL; encoded by the coding sequence ATGAGCTTAAAAATCCTCCAATCCGGTCTGCTAAGCACGATTCAGGATAACGGCAGATTCGGCTTTCAGAAGTATGGTGTAATAAAAAGCGGTGCAATGGATCCTTATGCTCACCGGCTTGCGAACATTTTAGCCGGTAATCCAGAAGATGAAGCAACACTTGAGATGACCCTGCTCGGACCTTCCATTGAGTTTACGGAGGATCACATTATTGCCCTTACAGGCGGAAATCTTTCTCCGAAAGTTAACGGACAGCCCATTCCGCTATGGAGACCTGTCTTTGTAAGAGCAGGAGCAAAACTCGAATTCGGAGCGCCTGTTTCAGGCTGCAGAACCTATATGGCCGTATCTGGAGGCTATGAACTGGAGCCGGAGCTTGGCAGCCGCTCAACCTATCTAAAGGCAGGAATAGGCGGGGTAAATGGCCGCGCGCTAAAAGAAAATGACGACCTGAAAATAAGGAAATCCGATCTGCTGGACAAGGCAGCCATCAAAAATTCAGAAGCGAAAGCCATTGCGGCAAGCTGGTATATGAAGCCGGACTATACCGTGATAAACAAAACGGTAAGATACATAGAGGGCAGAGAATATGACTGGTTCACAGAGGATTCGCGATCCGGTTTTAATACGGAGGAATTTACGCTGACGAGCCAATCCGACAGAATGGGATACCGGATAGAAGGACCTGTCTTAGCTTTAAAAGAAAAAAGAGAACTCCTGTCTGAAGCAGTAGGGTTCGGGACAATCCAAGTTCCTGCAGGAGGACAGCCAATCATTCTGATGGCCGATCACCAGACGACCGGAGGCTACCCAAAAATGGGACAGGTCATAACAGTTGACCTGCCGCACCTGGCCCAGCTGAAGCCGGGTGAAAAGATTAAATTTGAAAAGACCACGGTTGAAGAAGCCCAAAAGCTTTTTGTTCAAAGGAAAAAGGAGATTGATTTTATTCGGTCGATGGTAAAGGACAAGATCGACAAGGGGGTTCTTTAA
- the pxpB gene encoding 5-oxoprolinase subunit PxpB produces the protein MKRAAYYPISEQAMLVEFGQEISEELRNKIRLFTDLLDQQNFPWLVEYIPAFTNVTIIFDLLYFKENPGQSHERIQEEIENILSSTEQETLKSPDSEPVKIPVCYDEEFGMDLDEVANYNGLSKEEVITLHTEGIYPVYMIGFSPGFPYLGGMTGKIAAPRKEKPRPKIPAGSVGIAGTQTGVYPLETPGGWQIIGRTPLSLFDPAKEPPALLKAGDSVQFYRISKEEYNRLKES, from the coding sequence ATGAAAAGAGCGGCTTACTATCCAATAAGTGAACAGGCTATGCTTGTAGAGTTTGGCCAGGAAATAAGTGAGGAACTACGCAATAAGATCAGATTATTCACCGACCTGCTTGATCAGCAGAATTTTCCATGGCTGGTAGAATACATACCTGCGTTTACAAATGTAACCATCATTTTTGATTTGCTTTATTTTAAGGAAAACCCTGGCCAATCCCATGAAAGAATTCAGGAAGAAATCGAGAATATCCTTTCCTCAACGGAGCAGGAAACCTTGAAATCTCCAGACTCTGAGCCGGTAAAAATTCCAGTATGCTATGACGAAGAATTTGGAATGGATCTAGATGAAGTAGCAAATTACAATGGTTTAAGCAAAGAGGAGGTCATTACTCTTCATACAGAAGGAATATACCCGGTTTACATGATTGGGTTTTCACCGGGGTTTCCTTATTTGGGGGGGATGACCGGGAAAATAGCAGCTCCAAGAAAAGAGAAACCCAGACCTAAAATACCGGCTGGATCTGTAGGGATCGCAGGTACTCAGACAGGAGTATATCCTCTTGAGACACCTGGAGGCTGGCAAATCATCGGCAGGACACCGCTCTCTTTGTTCGACCCCGCGAAAGAACCGCCAGCACTCTTGAAGGCAGGGGATTCCGTTCAGTTTTACCGGATCAGCAAAGAAGAATATAACCGTTTAAAGGAGTCATAG
- a CDS encoding MFS transporter: MKTANFRYLWIGQTIANAGDIFYAVGLIALLYEATGSAFYLAAVPFAITAAKFSSGLAAPLLLDKWELDRILVYSQAGKTAFLSVLAIGIASGQSGNLLFMFLCIITISVLDGWAAPAKNAMLPGLVPSDELVKANSFTASIDQSVQLGGWAVGGVLAALIGAMSLIWISAGLYAASTILLKRIKFKPIPFESNEEGIWSRLKEGWIGIWKSPSLRSIHFILVLETAAGAVWIAAILYIYVKNQLQMGEEWWGYINASFFAGLIAGGLFGVRYALWIDRNSRKVLITGAFGVSAAAFIFGMTNVPWVALAASAFFGMMEQLKNVCLQTAVQRFTPSALLSKVYSAQSSMLALTFGLGSLAVGAAAERIPIYFVFMLSSGILLLSAGYTILRKNRLSS; this comes from the coding sequence ATGAAAACTGCAAACTTCCGCTATTTATGGATTGGCCAGACAATCGCAAATGCAGGCGATATCTTTTATGCAGTAGGGCTGATTGCCCTTCTTTACGAAGCGACTGGATCGGCATTTTATTTAGCAGCCGTTCCTTTTGCTATTACTGCGGCTAAATTCTCAAGCGGGCTGGCCGCCCCGCTTCTTCTCGACAAATGGGAATTGGATCGGATTCTTGTCTATTCGCAAGCGGGAAAAACCGCCTTCCTTTCCGTGCTTGCTATCGGAATAGCTTCGGGACAATCCGGCAATTTGCTCTTTATGTTTTTATGCATTATCACTATCTCTGTTTTGGACGGCTGGGCTGCCCCTGCCAAAAATGCTATGCTTCCTGGCCTGGTACCTTCAGATGAGCTCGTAAAAGCTAACAGTTTTACCGCGAGCATCGATCAAAGCGTACAGCTTGGCGGCTGGGCAGTCGGCGGAGTGCTTGCTGCTTTAATTGGGGCTATGAGTTTAATTTGGATTTCGGCTGGATTGTATGCTGCCTCAACTATTCTGCTAAAGAGGATCAAGTTTAAGCCAATTCCTTTTGAAAGCAATGAGGAAGGAATCTGGAGCCGTCTGAAAGAGGGCTGGATTGGAATATGGAAAAGTCCATCTCTCCGATCCATCCATTTCATATTGGTTCTTGAAACAGCGGCAGGAGCCGTATGGATTGCGGCCATACTTTATATTTATGTGAAAAATCAGCTGCAGATGGGGGAAGAATGGTGGGGATATATTAATGCCAGCTTCTTTGCAGGCCTGATAGCCGGAGGACTCTTCGGTGTGCGGTATGCTTTATGGATTGATCGAAACAGCCGGAAGGTCCTGATCACTGGGGCATTCGGAGTCAGTGCAGCAGCCTTTATTTTCGGAATGACAAATGTACCTTGGGTTGCGCTGGCAGCATCTGCTTTTTTCGGGATGATGGAACAGCTTAAAAATGTTTGTCTGCAGACGGCTGTTCAGCGCTTTACCCCTTCGGCGCTCCTATCCAAGGTCTATTCAGCCCAAAGCTCTATGCTCGCACTTACCTTCGGACTAGGATCGCTTGCTGTAGGAGCTGCGGCGGAGAGGATTCCGATTTATTTCGTTTTTATGCTGTCCTCAGGAATCCTGCTTCTATCAGCAGGATACACCATTCTGCGCAAAAACAGACTTTCCTCCTGA
- a CDS encoding class I SAM-dependent methyltransferase, which translates to MEKLFTALNESSEQLAEELELSYVEAVAETGENLFHGDVLQDELSELAKKKLRKLYADIQLDTYESEEVRKAFQLCVLKGLKEGAHPNRQMTPDSVGIFTGYLVQRFMSNQPVFSLLDPAVGTGNLLTAVLNQLKDHKVESSGVDVDDLLIQLSYINANLQKHPVQFYNQDSLQNLFVDPADAVICDLPVGFYPNDEGASAYTLKADEGHSYAHHLFIEQSMNHTKPGGYLFFIIPNQLFSSKEAPKLNAFIKEKAYIQGLLQLPLSMFQGEQHAKSIFILQKKGEGAAPPKQAMLADLPKFSNFEGMQAMMKQINEWFEKSR; encoded by the coding sequence ATGGAAAAGCTGTTTACTGCTTTAAATGAATCATCTGAACAGCTTGCCGAAGAATTGGAATTATCCTATGTAGAGGCTGTAGCTGAAACAGGAGAAAACTTATTTCATGGTGATGTACTGCAAGACGAGTTAAGTGAATTAGCAAAGAAAAAATTAAGAAAACTATACGCTGATATCCAGCTTGATACATATGAATCAGAAGAGGTTAGAAAAGCATTCCAATTATGTGTGCTAAAGGGCCTGAAGGAAGGCGCTCACCCAAACCGCCAAATGACCCCGGATTCAGTAGGGATTTTTACAGGGTATCTCGTTCAGCGATTCATGAGCAATCAGCCGGTATTTTCACTATTGGATCCAGCTGTCGGTACCGGCAACCTGCTTACAGCTGTATTAAATCAGCTTAAGGATCATAAAGTGGAAAGCTCAGGGGTGGATGTAGATGACCTTCTGATTCAACTCTCCTATATTAACGCCAATCTTCAAAAGCATCCTGTTCAATTTTATAATCAGGATAGCCTTCAAAATTTATTTGTGGATCCGGCGGACGCTGTTATTTGTGATTTGCCTGTAGGCTTTTATCCGAATGATGAAGGTGCCTCAGCCTATACACTGAAAGCTGACGAAGGCCACTCCTATGCCCATCATCTCTTTATTGAACAAAGCATGAATCATACAAAACCGGGAGGATACTTGTTTTTCATCATCCCAAATCAGCTATTCAGTTCCAAGGAAGCTCCTAAACTGAATGCATTTATTAAGGAGAAGGCCTATATACAGGGGTTATTGCAGCTGCCATTGTCCATGTTCCAGGGAGAACAGCATGCCAAAAGCATTTTCATTCTTCAAAAAAAGGGGGAAGGGGCTGCCCCTCCAAAGCAGGCGATGCTTGCTGACCTCCCGAAATTTTCTAATTTTGAAGGAATGCAGGCTATGATGAAGCAGATTAATGAATGGTTTGAAAAAAGCCGCTAA
- the tpx gene encoding thiol peroxidase, protein MANITFKGNPVTLPNTEVKKGDKAPDFRVLANDMSEVTLEDTKGKIRIISVVPSIDTGVCDAQTRKFNEEAAKLDNVTVLTVSNDLPFAQKRWCAANGLENVVTLSDHRDLSFGEAYGVAIKELRLLARSVFVVDSNNEVVHAEYVSEATNHPDYEAAIEAAKAAN, encoded by the coding sequence ATGGCGAATATTACGTTTAAAGGCAATCCGGTAACCTTGCCGAATACAGAAGTGAAAAAAGGGGACAAAGCTCCTGACTTCCGTGTGTTAGCTAATGATATGTCTGAAGTAACTCTTGAGGACACAAAAGGAAAAATCCGCATTATTTCGGTCGTTCCATCTATTGATACAGGAGTTTGTGATGCACAGACAAGAAAATTTAATGAAGAAGCAGCGAAGCTTGACAATGTAACAGTTTTAACGGTCAGCAATGACCTGCCATTCGCTCAAAAACGCTGGTGTGCTGCAAACGGGCTGGAAAATGTCGTGACGCTTTCCGATCACCGGGATCTTAGCTTTGGTGAAGCGTATGGAGTGGCGATTAAAGAACTTCGTCTTCTGGCTCGTTCCGTCTTCGTTGTCGACAGCAATAATGAAGTGGTTCACGCTGAATATGTTAGTGAAGCTACAAATCATCCAGATTATGAAGCAGCGATTGAAGCAGCGAAAGCAGCCAATTAA